The following nucleotide sequence is from Azoarcus sp. CIB.
CATCATGGGACTGTGCGACCGCGTCGCCGTCCTCGACTTCGGCAAGAAGATCGCCGAAGGCACCCCGGCCGAGGTCCAGCGCGACCCCGACGTCATCCGCGCCTATCTGGGAGGCCACCGTGCACACTGAAAATTCCACCGCTCCGATCCTCGAAGTCCGCGGCCTCAAGGTCGCCTACGGCGGCATTCAGGCCGTCAAGGGCATCGACCTGCAGGTGCGCAAGGGCGAGCTGGTATCGCTGATCGGCGCCAACGGCGCCGGCAAGACGACCACGCTCAACACGCTGGCCGGCGTCGTGCCGCATAACGGCGGCGAGATCCTCTACGCCGGTGAGCAAATCGGCAAACTGCCCTCGCACCTGCGCCTGCGCAAGGGCCTCGCGCTCGTGCCGGAAGGCCGCGGCATCTTCACGCGGCTCACCGTCGCGGAAAACCTGCAGACCGGCGCCTACACGCGCCGCGACACGGACGGCATCGCCGCCGACATGGAGAAGGTTTTCGCGCTGCTCCCGCGCGTGAAGGAACGCCTCAACCAGGTCGCCGGCACGCTGTCCGGCGGCGAGCAGCAGATGGTCGCCATCGGCCGCGCGCTGCTGTCGCGCCCGCAGTTGCTGCTGCTCGACGAACCGTCGATGGGCCTCGCGCCACTGGTGGTCGAGAAAATCTTCGAGGTGATCCACTCCATCACGCGCGAAGGCATGGGCGTGCTGCTGGTCGAGCAGAACGCCAACCTCGCGCTCGAAGTGTCCGAACGCGCCTACGTGATGGAGGGCGGCCTCGTCACGCTGGAAGGCACCGGCAAGGCGCTGCTCGACGACCCGAAGGTGCGCAGCGCCTATCTGGGCGAAGACATCGAGGAGCTGGCCGCGGCCTGAGTCGGTCCACCGTCACGCCGACGGCGTTGCCCGCCCTACAGCGGCAGCGCCGTCTCGTTCTTGATCTCGCGCA
It contains:
- a CDS encoding ABC transporter ATP-binding protein, producing the protein MHTENSTAPILEVRGLKVAYGGIQAVKGIDLQVRKGELVSLIGANGAGKTTTLNTLAGVVPHNGGEILYAGEQIGKLPSHLRLRKGLALVPEGRGIFTRLTVAENLQTGAYTRRDTDGIAADMEKVFALLPRVKERLNQVAGTLSGGEQQMVAIGRALLSRPQLLLLDEPSMGLAPLVVEKIFEVIHSITREGMGVLLVEQNANLALEVSERAYVMEGGLVTLEGTGKALLDDPKVRSAYLGEDIEELAAA